A single region of the Candidatus Zixiibacteriota bacterium genome encodes:
- a CDS encoding M48 family metalloprotease produces the protein MRQDLIRKGWFPAFLFLLPILLYAGCTTGVIPATGEKRYLGYSWEQEVNLGRKASKEVAAAFGLYRDPGLERYVEEVGRRVLARSHLRRPETDPEIRNTPVTFQILDSPVINAMALPGGHIYVTRGMLAHLNSEDQLASVLAHEIGHVSARHASRQAWQQQLGQGLLLGGALIGQIVGLPAEQILNLGGAAAQLIFLRYSREDELEADRLGVEYTSLAGYDPTAVTGLFESLDRMQEKEGQGLPNFLSTHPNPGDRIARIRQWSSGRRSERPRDGRYFDAIDGMVLGEDPRHGFVERDVFYHPDLRFRFPVPRGFRVVNQPAQVIMVEGARRAILGFASSPEKSPEAAAARFARQGGLRVLDNRRARSNGLPAVALLADAKMQNGRVARLLAYFVEFGGNVYHFVGYTSPEAFGAFRGVFLRTMEGFGELRDPAMLSRQPVRLATLRVSRPARFRALIPRGAPGEMTPEDLAILNQVRLDQMIEPGTVLKFPRSF, from the coding sequence ATGCGGCAGGATTTGATCCGCAAGGGGTGGTTTCCCGCGTTCCTTTTCCTTCTCCCGATCCTGCTCTACGCCGGCTGTACGACCGGCGTCATACCCGCCACGGGGGAAAAGCGTTATCTCGGCTACAGCTGGGAGCAGGAGGTCAATCTCGGCCGCAAGGCGAGCAAGGAGGTGGCCGCGGCCTTCGGCCTCTATCGCGACCCGGGGCTCGAACGCTATGTCGAGGAAGTCGGACGACGGGTCCTGGCGCGAAGCCATCTCCGGCGGCCGGAAACGGACCCCGAGATTCGCAACACCCCGGTCACCTTCCAGATCCTCGACAGCCCCGTGATCAACGCCATGGCGCTTCCCGGAGGGCACATCTACGTCACCCGCGGAATGCTCGCTCACTTGAACAGCGAGGATCAGCTCGCCTCGGTTCTGGCGCACGAAATCGGCCACGTGAGCGCCCGCCATGCGTCGCGCCAGGCGTGGCAGCAACAGCTCGGACAGGGGCTTCTCCTGGGAGGCGCGCTCATCGGCCAGATCGTCGGCCTGCCCGCAGAACAGATTCTCAACCTCGGAGGAGCCGCGGCGCAGCTGATCTTTCTCCGCTACAGCCGCGAGGACGAGCTGGAGGCGGACCGCCTCGGCGTGGAGTACACCTCGCTCGCCGGATACGACCCGACCGCGGTCACGGGACTCTTTGAATCCCTCGATCGAATGCAGGAGAAGGAAGGTCAGGGGCTGCCCAATTTTCTGTCGACGCACCCCAATCCAGGAGACAGGATCGCCCGAATCCGGCAGTGGAGCAGCGGCCGGCGGAGCGAGCGCCCGCGGGACGGCCGGTACTTCGACGCGATCGACGGCATGGTGTTGGGGGAAGATCCGCGACACGGGTTCGTCGAGCGCGACGTCTTTTACCATCCGGATCTGCGCTTTCGCTTTCCCGTCCCGCGTGGCTTCCGCGTCGTGAACCAGCCTGCACAGGTGATCATGGTCGAAGGCGCCAGGCGCGCGATCCTCGGCTTTGCGTCATCCCCTGAAAAATCGCCCGAGGCGGCCGCTGCGCGATTCGCCCGGCAAGGCGGACTGCGTGTTCTCGACAACCGCCGAGCGCGCTCGAACGGGCTTCCCGCCGTCGCCCTGCTGGCGGATGCGAAGATGCAGAACGGGCGGGTCGCGAGGCTGCTCGCTTATTTCGTCGAGTTCGGCGGAAACGTCTACCATTTCGTCGGCTATACCTCTCCGGAAGCTTTCGGCGCGTTCCGGGGCGTATTCCTGCGGACGATGGAGGGCTTCGGAGAGCTGCGAGACCCGGCCATGCTGAGCCGCCAACCCGTGCGCCTCGCAACGCTGCGCGTCTCCCGCCCGGCACGGTTTCGCGCCTTGATCCCCCGGGGCGCTCCCGGCGAAATGACCCCGGAGGATCTCGCCATTCTGAACCAGGTGCGGCTCGACCAAATGATCGAGCCCGGCACGGTGCTGAAGTTTCCCCGTTCCTTTTGA
- a CDS encoding MlaE family lipid ABC transporter permease subunit, with protein sequence MASHSSESATLSQGADGTVRCSGAWKAGNVPELERRVAALRPPAAGGQIWEMGGITAMDTAGAWLVRRSIRRLEQRGARVELRGLRPEFDELIRWVSRNGSPEDTAAGRRKAGLVESLGRLAWEIQAQAFGFLSFLGQSMLVLARLAVAPHRMRWQAFFYNLKAGGLEAIPIVGLLSFLMGIVIAYQAAVQLRPYGANVFIVEFVGIAMLREIAPVITAIIVAGRSGSAYTAQIGTMEVTEEVDALHTLGIGPLELLVVPKVLALALALPLLTAFADVTGVLGGMVVASTQLNVPFDVFLDRFKSVISLTNYLIGVGKAPVFAFIIAMIGCYQGFRVSGSAESVGRHTTISVVQAIFLVIVFDALFSILLSWMGIGLFA encoded by the coding sequence ATGGCATCCCATTCATCCGAGAGTGCGACCCTGTCGCAGGGAGCCGACGGGACGGTCCGCTGCTCCGGCGCGTGGAAGGCGGGCAACGTGCCGGAGCTGGAGCGCCGGGTCGCCGCGCTGCGGCCGCCCGCCGCCGGCGGGCAGATCTGGGAGATGGGCGGGATCACCGCGATGGACACAGCGGGAGCCTGGCTCGTGCGCCGCTCGATTCGCCGTTTGGAGCAACGCGGCGCGCGCGTGGAGCTTCGCGGCCTCCGTCCGGAGTTCGACGAGCTGATCCGCTGGGTGTCGCGCAACGGCTCGCCGGAGGATACCGCGGCCGGCAGGCGGAAAGCGGGTCTCGTCGAAAGCCTGGGCCGCCTCGCGTGGGAGATTCAGGCCCAGGCCTTCGGCTTTCTCTCGTTCCTCGGACAGAGCATGCTGGTGCTGGCGCGGCTCGCCGTTGCGCCGCACCGGATGCGCTGGCAGGCGTTTTTTTACAACCTCAAGGCCGGCGGACTGGAGGCGATTCCGATCGTGGGTTTGCTTTCGTTCCTGATGGGAATCGTCATCGCGTATCAGGCGGCGGTGCAGCTGCGGCCGTACGGGGCGAACGTCTTCATCGTCGAGTTCGTGGGAATCGCCATGCTCCGGGAGATCGCCCCGGTGATCACCGCGATCATCGTCGCCGGCCGCTCCGGCTCCGCTTACACGGCGCAGATCGGTACGATGGAAGTGACCGAAGAGGTCGACGCGCTGCACACGCTGGGAATCGGGCCGCTGGAGCTGCTTGTCGTCCCGAAGGTGCTCGCGCTCGCGCTGGCGCTGCCGCTGCTGACGGCGTTCGCCGACGTGACCGGCGTGCTCGGCGGAATGGTCGTGGCCAGCACGCAGCTGAACGTCCCTTTCGACGTGTTCCTCGACCGCTTCAAGAGCGTCATCTCCCTCACCAATTATCTGATCGGCGTCGGCAAAGCCCCCGTCTTCGCGTTCATCATCGCGATGATCGGGTGCTACCAGGGATTTCGGGTGAGCGGCAGCGCCGAAAGCGTCGGCCGCCATACCACGATCAGCGTCGTTCAGGCCATTTTTCTCGTGATCGTCTTCGACGCGCTCTTTTCGATCCTCCTCAGCTGGATGGGGATCGGGCTCTTCGCGTAA
- a CDS encoding ATP-binding cassette domain-containing protein, whose protein sequence is MDSNGREAVVEVRDVSTRFGAAVVHDRISLTVYRGEIFAVVGASGSGKSMLLREIIMLRRPDAGSIRLLGREVTTLHETDALDLKRRIGVLFQHGALFSALTVAENIAVPLREHTRLSADFIREIVAIKLDWVRFPRDSVHKYPSELSGGMLKRAALARAIALDPELIFLDEPTAGLDPASASALDELIRQLKSILGLTVVMVTHDLDSLWQVADRVGVLGDGRILQVGTMEELSRSDHPAVAEYFRGVRGRAAREQAWNQR, encoded by the coding sequence ATGGATTCGAACGGACGGGAAGCGGTCGTGGAGGTCCGGGACGTCAGCACCCGCTTCGGCGCCGCCGTGGTTCACGATCGCATCAGCCTGACGGTGTACCGCGGCGAGATCTTCGCAGTGGTCGGCGCCAGCGGCAGCGGCAAGTCCATGCTGCTGCGCGAGATCATCATGCTGCGCCGGCCGGACGCCGGGTCGATCCGGCTGCTGGGCCGCGAGGTGACGACACTGCACGAGACGGATGCGCTCGATCTCAAGCGTCGCATCGGCGTGCTCTTCCAGCACGGCGCGTTGTTCAGCGCTCTGACGGTGGCGGAGAACATCGCCGTGCCGCTCCGGGAGCATACCCGCTTGAGCGCGGACTTCATTCGCGAGATAGTGGCGATCAAGCTCGACTGGGTACGCTTTCCGCGCGACAGCGTTCACAAGTACCCGAGCGAGCTGAGCGGAGGCATGCTCAAGCGGGCGGCTCTGGCCCGGGCCATTGCGCTGGATCCGGAGCTGATTTTTCTCGACGAGCCCACGGCCGGCCTGGACCCTGCCAGCGCGTCGGCGCTGGACGAGCTGATCCGGCAGCTGAAATCGATTCTGGGCCTCACGGTAGTGATGGTGACCCACGATCTGGATTCGCTCTGGCAGGTCGCGGACCGCGTCGGCGTTCTCGGCGACGGGAGAATCCTTCAGGTCGGCACGATGGAGGAGCTGTCGCGGTCGGACCACCCGGCGGTGGCGGAATACTTTCGCGGCGTCCGCGGCCGCGCGGCGCGGGAGCAGGCATGGAACCAAAGGTAA
- a CDS encoding MlaD family protein, whose protein sequence is MEPKVSYTLVGAFVLVFGAVLIVIVLWLVKKGPQVRYRDYRAYFRESVSGLNENAAVKYKGVNVGRVKEIRLDPQDPERVRLTLEIDAGAPIKEDTVATLGSQGLTGLAFVELSGGTREAPLLEARPGEDVPVIRTRPSLFMRLDQSASTLLANLNRVAESMAELTDEEGRRSLRQIVRDVGHLAAGLKEREKQLGQLFASADRTLESAREVTAELPALVARVSRAVGALEEMAEQIGRTGKTVDAMVAGSREDVRRFTNETLAETGVLVADLRRLTERLQRIAREVEQNPRSLLFGRRPPPPGPGE, encoded by the coding sequence ATGGAACCAAAGGTAAGCTACACCCTGGTCGGCGCCTTCGTTCTGGTCTTCGGAGCGGTGCTGATCGTCATCGTCCTGTGGCTGGTGAAAAAAGGGCCGCAGGTTCGCTACCGGGATTATCGGGCTTATTTTCGGGAGTCGGTGTCGGGATTGAACGAAAACGCGGCGGTGAAATATAAAGGAGTCAACGTCGGCAGGGTGAAGGAGATCCGGCTCGACCCGCAGGATCCCGAACGGGTCCGGCTCACCCTCGAGATCGACGCCGGCGCCCCGATCAAGGAAGATACCGTGGCGACGCTGGGCAGCCAGGGATTGACCGGTTTGGCGTTCGTCGAGCTTTCCGGCGGGACGCGCGAGGCTCCGCTGCTGGAGGCGCGGCCCGGCGAGGACGTTCCAGTGATCCGGACGCGGCCGTCGCTGTTCATGCGGCTGGATCAGTCGGCCTCCACGCTGCTCGCAAACCTCAACCGGGTCGCCGAGAGTATGGCCGAGCTGACCGACGAGGAGGGTCGCCGGTCGCTCAGGCAGATCGTCCGGGATGTCGGCCATCTGGCCGCCGGCCTGAAGGAGCGCGAAAAGCAGCTCGGGCAGCTCTTCGCCAGCGCGGACCGGACGCTCGAGAGCGCTCGCGAGGTCACGGCCGAGCTTCCGGCCCTGGTCGCGCGCGTGTCGCGTGCGGTCGGCGCGCTCGAGGAGATGGCGGAGCAGATCGGCCGGACCGGCAAAACGGTGGACGCGATGGTTGCGGGGAGCCGGGAAGACGTCCGGCGCTTCACCAACGAGACGCTGGCAGAGACCGGCGTTCTCGTCGCCGATCTGCGCCGCCTGACCGAACGGCTGCAACGAATTGCACGCGAGGTGGAGCAAAATCCGAGGTCGCTCCTCTTCGGCCGCCGGCCGCCCCCGCCGGGGCCGGGGGAATAG